The Myripristis murdjan chromosome 8, fMyrMur1.1, whole genome shotgun sequence genomic sequence TGCTGTTTATAATGGACATCAGTAATGATAACGactgatattttgttttttaggagTTATGCATgtacaacacaaaataaaatacaatattaaCCTTGGATTAGTTAAAGGTTTATCTAAGAATTTAGATAATACAAGGATTATTTAACTTGctgtatgctaaagtgttagcagaTAAAGGTAACTACTGGAGACACAGTCGACTTTGGTGGCAGAACTTGCATCAAATAATAGGTAGAGTGACCAATGGGCCAAACTTCGAAAAAGTTTGTGTAGCCCCTAAAGAGGTAcatgagaagaagaaaaattaaaagtaaaaaaattagatcaaattaaaaacaatacagctgaaataataataagacagTACTCTTGTACCTGAGATTCCTTCACAGACATGTGGCCCAGTTCTCGGCTGCCATGCACACCCTGAGTGACCCTCCACACCCTCTCCCCGGGTCGGACCCTCTGGACGAAGTTAGCAGGGAAGAAGCCCACCCTGTCACCACTCTTGCCCTGGAAGACACAGGGGTGCAATACAATAAACACTTCACGCTTGATATTTGGAATACATCTTAGGCCCTGTTCAGACGTGGTTTTAACATCAATATCAGGTGGGCCGATCACAAGTGGAGAGCCAAGACAGATTGCTGTTCAGGCTTGACATTATCACGCATCTCAACAGGATCTCCAGAAACCATTTGTGACCTCAATTTCTAGCAAAACAATCTGGTAGGATtactattttcttttcttttcttttctttttgtcctctgATTTCTCTGTACTTTTCTCTAACTCTGTCTCACCTCTGAATTCCATGATGTCACTATCTACCCAATATTCCCCATCCATCCTATCCCTTATCTCTTGTCCATAAACAAAGCAGTTCCTCCCAACCGCTctattttttgattatttgataAAGATTCCCTCATGTACCTGCAAAAAGCAACTTGCCAACTCTATCAAGTGAACTCAAGTGAACTCATTTCACCCTACTGGCATATGTTTTCCATCTATAACAGAATTTTAAGACTCAATAGCTGATTAATGTCTTTTTAGGATGGATATTTGTACTGTGAACCTGCACGCCATTTTGGTTTATTGGTGAAAATACAGGGCTTTGTTAGAGTACACCTCATTATGTAAAGCAATAATTTGCTGTTTATCACCCTGGGCCTCGGAGTTTGATGTGCTTATAACTGACTCACAAACTATACATTAGTAATGAACTGATGATTCACAAAGTATAAATAATTGAAAGCACCCATGAAAAGGCAATGCTGATTTAAAGTGTTGTATAACTGCTGCTTTACTTAAGCTATTAGTTCTCCTGCCCAGCAGATATTGGCCCATTAACAGAGGCTATGCAGGCTCTGAGCTTTAGCCAACAGTCAGGGCTTAAGACTCAGTGTTGCCTCTTTTCCTGTTACTGagatgaacacacacgcacacgcacacatacacacacacacacacacacacacactcacatttccaCTGGGACTGAGTGAAGCTCATTACAGACTCAATAAAGGCCTCTTTGAGGTTGCAACACTTGTTAAGTTCATTATGTTAAACTCTTTAAGTAATTTCAAGAGGAAATTATGTTTCTATTTCTATCTGAGACCGCCTGCATGTTTATGAGAGATACGCTTGCATTCATCTAACGAGCGGACGCACACGCATTTATGTGCACGTGAAAACACATTATGGACACAGGTATGCATACAGATACACATCCTAatgcatgcacccacacacacacacacacacacacacacacatacacagatgtgtGCAGATGATTTATTACCCACCTTCCACCACTCCTCATTAGAGTCGTCGGTGACCTGCACCCGATCACCAGGACTAGTGTAGATAAGAAAAGACAGGAGATGAAAAAGAGGAGGCATGAGGGGGAAGgttgggaggagaggaggtggggaaAAGGAGGCAAAAGAGGGATAAATGTTGGGGAGGTGAAGAGTGTAGCAAGAGAGAAAGGATAACAGAGAGGAAAGTGGGTGACAGCACAAAAGATAACATTATCAAACCTAGAAACCAGAGCAGAGAGTTGAGGCGGTGAAGGTGTGGATGAATCGTTTCACCTCTCTGGAGAGGAGACGGACCAAGTGACACCAAAGTCATAAGGTCTACATGAAATATGACTCTGTTGCGCCTGCAGTAATGGTGAAACGCGGACCTGTTCTCAGCCGCATACAAATGATACTGCTGGTTTTATGATGAGCCGTGATAATGTTCCTTACACTCACACATGGTGTACCCACTGTCCTAGATACACAGGGAGGAGCTGCTGTCCCAGTTGCACTTTTTCTGTATGTGCCGTCTCCTGGGTGTCTGCTCTCACTACTGCCCTATATGACCATCcctcacagactcacacacacacacattcatacacacataaacttaTGAGCTTGGGTTAGACCGATATGTCTAGACGATACTGGCCAAAATGTCATTtgcctctgatatgatggaggcTGCTCCCTGACTACAGCTACAGCAAAAGCATGTGAAACCTTCAGTGAATTatgattttctttgcacatcttatttattcatttaactatTCAGAGTTTCTGTCAACATTCACATAAAGTGACATGGCATCTCAGATTTTCCTGACTGTTCAATAGCTGTCGGTAACCCTGCCTTAAAAagcatgatttatttttttctcctgactTTTTCATGGATACCCTGTTCACCATAaggattattttaaataaaatctaCAGTAGAAATTctgtttaattctgttttttctttttgaatggGAAGTACAAGCAAATTAACCATTTGGATTGGATTATTATGAAGCAATAGATCATGTCGTATTCTAATTGGCTAATTGCACTTAAATTGCGACAATCTCATGTAAATGTCAGCTGTTAGTAAATCACTCGCTGAATTGATAATAGTTgtgccctctttttttttttgggtttttttttttttttaagagtatGCAGCTGGTTTGCATCTGCCTTAGAAAATCAGCCTCATGGATACATGCCTATGTTTAATGGAATGAATGTGTCTTTTAATGTATtctatgtgttttatttgtgagACCAAAGACAATTTTCATGCAGGACATGATAATAAagtatattctattctattctattctattctattctattctattctattctattctattctattctaaatcAAGGGACTGGTCAAAGGTACCCTATGCAAAAATTTTAAGCgttgatttaagtgagaacATTTAGGCTCACTGATCAATTATGTGCTCATTCcacatcatttttcacttggtcattttgcatagtgcacctttaaagtctAAACTAACCCAGAAGCACACTATAAGACAGGCTTTCCTACTTTCATTGGTTCTCTTGAGGCAAACCATGTGACAGATGGCCATGAACCTTCCCCGTAGCTCTACCTTATCTAATAGCTGCActcctacccacacacacacacacacacaccttcattttACTGCTCAATCCCTCCTTTGTGCCCTCCTgactctctccctttccccctATGTCTGCACTCTGTCTCCACCCTTCCCTCTGTTCCCCTGTTTCTTGCCTCCCTGCCTGGCAGAATCTTAAGCTCTCTCCATACACTCCCCCCTTGTGTCTGTTCGCCCTTTCATCTCTCATTTGTTCAGTATCTTTATCCAGTCCCCTGCTGGGAACACAGCTCTGTAGCCAGCTCTACGTGGGGACAGTGATGGGCTCCGAGTTTATAATTAGTCGTCCTTAAGGGCGCCACGGCACTGTCCTCTGCAGATGGTGGGGACATTTTCATCCTGCAGAAACGACAGCAGTGGCAAAACACAGgcagggacaaacacacaacccACAAAAAAAGCAAGCGCGCACGGAAATacacttgcgcacacacacacacacacacacacaaagcgaaAGCAAGAACACAAtgacgcacacatgcacacacatgtatacacattGCCTCTTGGTTATTTACTCACTGTAGTTCCAGGTCATTCTGCTCCTGAGGCAGAAACTTGTAGAGCGCTACATAGGTGTGGATGGCGTGAACCTCAATTCGCTTGGGCACCTAGACGAAGGGAGATGTGAGGGGTTGTAGGGGGTTGGGGTAAAGGGTTGGGAGTGGGTAGGACAAAAATACACCAGCCACTCTCAGACAGAACCAACTCGAGATGAGTACTGAGGCAGATTATGGCGGAGAAGCGGGTGGTACCTTCACACTgctttcctctgcaggagtcTGCGTTTGCCCACTGCCTgcattctcctcctcttctggtTCATTCTCAGGGACAGCGGTGTCTGACAGTAGGAAGAAAATTTGCTTAGAAAGCGtaagcctcacacacacacacagacacacacacacacacacacactcactcatgcaaTCATTCATGTAATTTTCCACAACCTCTGTCAGTGTCTttctcttgctcacacacaccacacaggtTAACTTATGCGTGTGCACATGTAagcacatatatacacataatataaatatgcaaatccATACAGAAGGAGACATGGGCATATGGCATTGTTTACCCCCCGTCTCTGGAGTTATCTCTTCCTCCATACTGCActgcctctgctctctgtcctcacTTCCCTCCCCCTTGAAAAAGAAGGGAATAGAGATGAAACGAAATCACGACAAAGGGAAGAGTTGGCACCGGGAAGTCAAAGACGATACATTTGGGAGAGGGACTgaaactctgtctgtctctcctctgaaTTATTCAGAATGCACCACACAGATCAGTAGCTCTCTCTATTCTAAATGGCCCGACAAACCAATACTCTTGGCAAGACTCCTCAGCTATCTTATTATTGCTGTATCTCAAAAAGCATTAAACTGATACGGCTTTGTGAGGACTGGTGCATATATTTGGACTGCAGCCTCTGACGGCTGATATTTGGCACCGATAATCATATTTCACCACTCCCGCCTCCTAAAATACATCAGCAAACTGACATATTAGTCGAGCCCTGATCTCAGGTACACTGTAAgtcttttttgtttgacttCTAAACCATAAACTCACTTTGGAAATCGTGGTGCTGGATTAGACTTGTATGCTGGCTGCTCATGTATGTAGTGGATATTACATAAAGCAAGTTTTCATCCAACTTACCTGTTAAGTGAtgagaacacagacacaaaaagtCATTCATGTGATCAGGTAACTAGTGTTATCTAAAAAGTGATAAACATTGAAATGGTTAATTTTACCTTTAGCTAAGTCTGGCAGTTttgatttcttccattttccccTTATTGGTTTCtgggttgctgtttttttttccccgcctAGATCAAAGGGTGtcgttttttctttctttcttttttttttttttagcaactgTGGGACTGTatagccctttgagactgtaacagtGATTAATGACTCCAAATAAACTCGAACTTGCACTTTTGTGCAGAGAACTGGTAAAAACTACacaaaatgatacaaaaataatgaataattataCTCACTACCAGGTTCAAAGTAGTGTTTTGAACCTGTTCCCATAGGAAGTGAAGGTGGTGGATGAT encodes the following:
- the LOC115362964 gene encoding SH3 and cysteine-rich domain-containing protein 2-like isoform X5, which codes for MAAHLWCTSELSQQPCYGKSGAFKRNFSSPMLVNDQLAVVKEVQPSQEAGRARVDPVYAALRYGTSLAQMSRSSFGSVSESPTRSLGEGSEDREQRQCSMEEEITPETGGKQCHMPMSPSVWICIFILCVYMCLHVHTHKLTCVVCVSKRKTLTEVVENYMNDCMSECVCVCVCLCVCVRLTLSKQIFFLLSDTAVPENEPEEEENAGSGQTQTPAEESSVKVPKRIEVHAIHTYVALYKFLPQEQNDLELHPGDRVQVTDDSNEEWWKGKSGDRVGFFPANFVQRVRPGERVWRVTQGVHGSRELGHMSVKESQICVGKQEDCDGYLKLSSGKKRGLVPAESIEEI
- the LOC115362964 gene encoding SH3 and cysteine-rich domain-containing protein 2-like isoform X4, whose protein sequence is MMTENNEMDSDPQLQRSPSTMSIQPVSSKSGAFKRNFSSPMLVNDQLAVVKEVQPSQEAGRARVDPVYAALRYGTSLAQMSRSSFGSVSESPTRSLGEGSEDREQRQCSMEEEITPETGGKQCHMPMSPSVWICIFILCVYMCLHVHTHKLTCVVCVSKRKTLTEVVENYMNDCMSECVCVCVCLCVCVRLTLSKQIFFLLSDTAVPENEPEEEENAGSGQTQTPAEESSVKVPKRIEVHAIHTYVALYKFLPQEQNDLELHPGDRVQVTDDSNEEWWKGKSGDRVGFFPANFVQRVRPGERVWRVTQGVHGSRELGHMSVKESQICVGKQEDCDGYLKLSSGKKRGLVPAESIEEI